Proteins from one Planctomycetia bacterium genomic window:
- a CDS encoding HlyD family efflux transporter periplasmic adaptor subunit — MWRFVGFVLLVLAGLAAVFYYKGQAEDNKLIQTMQKEAAKQVVATPLDAAKSPVVNVTTTSEMISSIKTGGAIVIPAELKPKEEMDLTFEVENANASILEIPKGIGSEVKPGDTLVILEDILAKARLDAQRIQAGEISESKIKAAENALEVYVKEVARQEQMIKTGATSQSELDLALARRNQAQHDIVKAKSEQKFEQARLIEVERQHALFQIKSRIPGKVIKVYKKVGNSVRNGESILQVINDKSLIVEGAFESGFSESLREGMTVILEPDNDREAKFVYNGHTGPVTGLALAPLSRFLASSSDDGSVILWDMHAVSSLPWVRLERGDQRRVACKCVAVSPAVNNDSYQILAGFADGSVIQWTVKITGTTPPKVEAKTLDKVHDQSVNTIAFRSDGKYAASGSDDRRVAIWNVNDGKKLYWVQADVAGHASTHFGGITSVIFSKDGQYLLTSGTDNAIRRWKLGPNNSELVKMVMGRTGDVRHINLADNGRYLFSEHGDELRLLDSQTLEPVSVLSSRRQGRFVQFAELSPNGEWAVAATDQGRNLLIRLPHLGKETDASGEIPVGVPGKTQTSTEYWLKDASIGAHFMLPEAVRSNCALFLPSAKQTYVFMGSTDNKIRVWQMPPATELTSPILAKLIFKSSQVESGTGLIRIQAEYDNSGKTRLETGKRVSMIVYPDAVDSK, encoded by the coding sequence ATGTGGCGTTTTGTTGGCTTCGTACTTCTGGTGCTCGCAGGATTGGCAGCGGTCTTTTATTACAAAGGCCAGGCTGAGGATAACAAACTGATTCAGACCATGCAGAAGGAAGCTGCGAAACAGGTCGTTGCTACCCCGCTTGATGCGGCCAAATCGCCTGTCGTCAATGTCACCACCACCAGCGAAATGATCAGCAGCATCAAAACTGGTGGCGCCATTGTCATTCCTGCCGAACTCAAACCCAAAGAGGAAATGGATCTCACCTTTGAAGTCGAAAATGCCAATGCCTCGATTCTTGAAATTCCTAAAGGCATTGGCAGTGAAGTAAAGCCCGGCGATACTCTGGTAATCCTCGAAGACATTCTCGCCAAAGCTCGACTTGATGCGCAGCGCATCCAGGCTGGTGAAATCAGTGAATCCAAGATCAAGGCAGCTGAAAATGCTCTGGAGGTCTATGTCAAGGAAGTCGCTCGCCAGGAACAGATGATCAAAACCGGCGCCACCAGTCAGTCTGAACTTGATCTGGCACTTGCCCGCCGCAATCAGGCTCAGCATGACATTGTCAAAGCCAAAAGTGAACAGAAATTTGAACAAGCCCGGCTTATCGAAGTCGAACGGCAGCATGCGCTGTTCCAGATCAAATCGCGTATCCCTGGAAAAGTCATCAAAGTCTATAAGAAGGTGGGCAACAGCGTTCGCAATGGCGAATCCATCCTGCAGGTAATCAACGACAAATCCCTGATTGTGGAAGGTGCTTTTGAATCAGGCTTCTCGGAAAGTCTTCGTGAAGGCATGACCGTCATCCTGGAACCCGATAACGATCGCGAAGCCAAGTTTGTTTACAACGGCCACACCGGACCTGTCACCGGCTTGGCTCTGGCGCCTCTTTCACGCTTCCTGGCATCCTCCAGCGACGATGGTTCTGTCATTTTGTGGGATATGCATGCCGTCTCCTCGCTGCCCTGGGTTCGACTGGAACGAGGCGATCAGCGTCGAGTCGCCTGTAAATGCGTGGCAGTATCACCTGCTGTCAATAACGACAGTTACCAGATCCTGGCAGGTTTTGCCGATGGCTCCGTCATTCAATGGACTGTCAAAATCACCGGCACTACCCCACCCAAGGTGGAAGCCAAGACGCTTGATAAAGTGCACGATCAATCAGTAAATACCATCGCTTTCCGCAGTGACGGCAAATATGCAGCCTCAGGCAGTGACGATCGCCGTGTTGCCATCTGGAATGTGAATGATGGCAAGAAACTCTATTGGGTGCAGGCCGATGTCGCAGGACACGCCAGCACGCATTTCGGCGGCATTACCTCAGTTATCTTCAGCAAGGATGGCCAGTATCTGCTGACCTCGGGAACTGATAATGCCATCCGTCGCTGGAAACTTGGCCCCAACAACAGTGAACTGGTCAAGATGGTGATGGGCCGTACCGGCGATGTGCGCCACATCAACCTGGCTGACAATGGCCGTTATCTTTTCTCGGAACATGGCGATGAACTTCGTCTGCTCGATTCACAGACACTGGAACCTGTCAGCGTGCTCAGCAGTCGCCGTCAGGGCCGCTTTGTGCAGTTCGCGGAACTCTCACCCAATGGTGAGTGGGCCGTCGCTGCAACCGATCAGGGCCGCAATCTGCTGATTCGTCTGCCACATCTAGGCAAAGAAACTGATGCATCGGGTGAGATACCTGTTGGTGTACCGGGCAAAACACAGACTTCCACCGAATACTGGCTCAAGGATGCATCCATCGGTGCACACTTCATGTTGCCGGAAGCAGTGCGATCCAATTGTGCACTCTTCCTGCCTTCCGCCAAGCAGACATATGTTTTCATGGGCAGTACCGACAACAAAATCCGTGTCTGGCAGATGCCACCTGCTACTGAATTGACATCACCCATTCTCGCCAAGCTGATTTTCAAAAGTTCGCAGGTCGAAAGTGGCACAGGCCTCATTCGCATTCAAGCGGAATACGACAATTCCGGCAAAACCAGACTGGAGACAGGCAAGCGTGTATCCATGATTGTTTATCCCGATGCTGTGGATTCGAAGTAA
- a CDS encoding efflux RND transporter periplasmic adaptor subunit: MSANPIDPVEEKRQQINQLIEEIARLAESTMSPPEFGQEFLQRILLALATNVGAIWLRTPQGNLQQQYQIGIADLNLDNIEGARASHDQVLRAVIEQGKPISMPPKSGPGLMEGAPAPANLTNMILLLAPIVIERQVQGILEVALEPNRNPAAIRGFLQFMTDMCSYAGNYFRNQQFRTVLGQQQVWTQLEAFTKQIHSTLNLREATFVMVNESRRLLAVDRISVASRLGGNTQIEAVSGADVVEKRSSLIQCMKQLCDAVLVWNDRLVYNGERDETLPPKVLTALDKYLAESNSKMLIVAPLRDDREDKERPCRSAMVIECFEPNLTAEALLARIDVLIKHSAPAMYNVLEHHRVPFRWALLPIANIRDSLRGKRGTWAMVIAAAAALLVAALVLIPWPLRLFAKGNLVPKDRHTITAMFEGKAEPMVRHGDRVSVGQELLRIDSKDLRAKMIELRSDYDTNSKMRARAAAALNQPGLSLEQQDQYRGMLIESESNMRKAKESLETFTKYTGGDLFSVRSPIDGVVTTFDVTDLKGKTVKPGEKLLEVAKIDGAWEVQLNIPEAHIGKIREALNQSEKRQLDVRLWISTEPNTYYQGTLNENGMGGMVSHITESEVVLKCRVEIGDDLRAKIEQLKGDGMPVEVMVQAKVNCGQRSIGYVWFYQLWEFFFEHIVF; this comes from the coding sequence GTGAGTGCGAACCCCATCGATCCGGTTGAAGAGAAAAGGCAGCAGATCAATCAACTGATTGAGGAAATCGCCCGCCTTGCCGAATCGACCATGAGTCCTCCTGAGTTTGGTCAGGAGTTTCTCCAGCGTATCCTGCTCGCATTGGCCACCAATGTTGGCGCCATCTGGCTGCGCACGCCCCAGGGCAATCTGCAACAGCAGTACCAGATTGGCATTGCAGATCTCAATCTCGATAACATTGAGGGCGCTCGCGCCAGCCACGATCAGGTGCTCCGTGCTGTCATCGAGCAGGGTAAACCCATTTCCATGCCTCCCAAGAGCGGGCCTGGCTTGATGGAAGGCGCCCCTGCCCCGGCTAACCTCACCAATATGATCCTGCTCCTCGCTCCCATTGTCATTGAACGACAGGTGCAGGGCATCCTGGAAGTTGCCCTGGAGCCGAACCGCAACCCGGCGGCTATCCGCGGCTTCCTGCAGTTCATGACAGACATGTGCTCCTACGCAGGCAACTATTTCCGCAATCAGCAGTTCCGCACTGTCCTTGGTCAGCAGCAGGTCTGGACACAACTCGAAGCTTTCACCAAGCAGATTCACAGTACGCTGAACCTTCGCGAAGCCACTTTCGTGATGGTCAACGAAAGCCGACGGCTTCTCGCGGTTGATCGAATCAGTGTAGCCAGCCGTCTGGGTGGCAACACGCAGATCGAAGCGGTCAGTGGGGCTGATGTCGTCGAAAAGCGCAGCAGTCTGATTCAGTGCATGAAACAGTTATGCGATGCCGTCCTGGTCTGGAACGACAGACTGGTCTACAACGGTGAACGGGATGAAACACTGCCCCCCAAGGTTCTGACAGCACTCGATAAATACCTGGCGGAAAGCAACAGCAAGATGCTGATTGTCGCTCCGCTCCGTGATGACCGCGAAGACAAGGAACGACCCTGCCGATCCGCCATGGTCATCGAGTGTTTCGAACCAAATCTGACTGCAGAAGCATTGCTGGCACGCATCGATGTGCTGATCAAGCACTCGGCCCCAGCGATGTACAACGTATTGGAGCATCACCGGGTCCCCTTCCGATGGGCCTTGCTACCTATTGCCAACATCCGCGATTCCTTACGTGGCAAACGTGGCACCTGGGCCATGGTGATTGCAGCTGCTGCAGCACTGCTTGTTGCTGCCCTGGTACTCATCCCCTGGCCACTGCGCCTTTTTGCCAAGGGTAACCTGGTGCCCAAAGACAGGCATACGATCACGGCCATGTTTGAAGGCAAAGCCGAACCCATGGTCCGCCATGGCGACCGCGTCAGTGTCGGACAGGAACTGCTGCGAATCGATTCCAAAGACCTCCGTGCCAAAATGATCGAGCTTCGCAGCGATTACGATACCAACAGCAAAATGCGGGCACGGGCGGCGGCAGCACTCAATCAACCTGGCTTATCTCTTGAACAGCAGGATCAATACCGGGGCATGTTGATTGAAAGCGAATCCAACATGCGCAAGGCCAAGGAATCCCTTGAAACCTTCACCAAGTATACTGGCGGCGATCTCTTCTCCGTACGTTCACCGATTGATGGCGTCGTCACCACGTTCGACGTTACCGATCTGAAAGGCAAGACCGTCAAGCCGGGTGAAAAGCTGCTCGAAGTCGCCAAGATCGATGGTGCCTGGGAAGTACAGCTCAATATTCCTGAAGCCCACATTGGCAAAATCCGTGAAGCACTGAATCAGTCAGAAAAACGGCAACTCGATGTCAGACTCTGGATCAGCACCGAACCCAATACCTACTACCAGGGCACGCTTAATGAAAATGGCATGGGTGGCATGGTGAGTCATATCACCGAAAGCGAAGTGGTGCTCAAATGCCGCGTGGAAATCGGCGACGATCTGCGTGCCAAGATCGAACAGCTCAAAGGTGATGGCATGCCGGTCGAAGTCATGGTGCAGGCCAAGGTCAATTGTGGCCAGCGTTCCATCGGCTATGTCTGGTTTTATCAACTCTGGGAGTTTTTCTTCGAACACATTGTCTTTTAA
- a CDS encoding M36 family metallopeptidase, producing MRVQRSANLVSQLNRYKPNIETLEDRSIPGNMILGPSGIELPFAVSGQKSPLLTSTAVNNAVASLRTTTSTSVQDNFDLVRAAAKQLVNGIFNRTSQPSQSKSGSVIDTSLSNQSSGTNMTFRKDSFEQAVQNLTNLINAASSTQSSGSSSLGSLSNSIKTSIGGVGILPSTSKTPTPPANNTNNSPNSIYKLADGDSGGYDTRSDLRQNAPISTLNASQLQGEALLRQTATDLNYTVDSVFGIPSSMINLSSPLTGPRVGSAINITKDFISQNAQFLGISATDVNTLRDVGSYNWSTGGGIVHLQQYVNNRPVIGTNSGSAVRADGSLVILNNGMIPNVSSTINATTPVLTAQQAILRAAQDAGLTVRGTLASTTPRGVEQVPTFINASISIDPIPVSLQYLPIGPGETRLVYNTRIFIPGSAYMFEYNIDAVTGQAWNRTNWVAGDSYRVFQAPVSNPGDGSRTLVVNPADPLASPYGWHDINGRTGAEYFYTRGNNTSTIWAPLADHEADPPILNGTPAFGVGGNNYDFPLNVALHPNSYSNSATTQLFYAVNYFHDVTYRAGFNEVAGNFQQNNYGRGPTTSQNDPIRAFAQSGSQIGYSNNAFFAPTPDGIAPRTHFFIWAGSAGVRDTDLDNDIIFHELGHGLSTRLVGGPQYAGSLSQTFEGRGLGEGWADYMALVLGQKQTDNKTTRQTVGNWVQGQNAAGNGIRNYPYSYNQVISPYTYSDFDQQQSSHGDGNGFYSYYTMGEIWANALNDFTLNMTENYGYNADMLNGDAGNNRAFKLVVAAMALTPFAPSSIEARNALVAADQFQYGGAYQREIWDAMARRGLGVRAIAATPDPDDPAENPPVPWTLQEDFTQPDFTNVPPPPPPPGGNGSNDNFYEPNETSNRAFDLGTLPTGATSVDDLQIKQPQAGRAQDRDWFKFTATSAGILTINVDVATSAGDIDLYVYRSKNGSPTALTKIGQGVTRTRGASETVNIAVGAGITYYFAVAGYNNGWGNYNINITAP from the coding sequence ATGCGAGTACAGCGATCAGCCAATCTTGTGTCTCAGTTAAACCGTTATAAACCCAATATTGAGACCCTGGAAGATCGTTCGATACCGGGGAATATGATTCTCGGCCCCTCGGGAATCGAACTTCCCTTTGCCGTCTCCGGCCAGAAGTCTCCTCTGCTTACCAGCACTGCAGTTAACAACGCAGTTGCTTCCCTGAGAACCACTACTTCCACTTCAGTACAAGACAACTTCGATCTGGTACGAGCTGCAGCCAAACAGTTGGTCAACGGTATTTTTAACCGTACCAGCCAACCAAGCCAGAGCAAATCAGGGTCAGTAATCGACACTTCATTAAGTAACCAGTCTTCCGGAACCAACATGACCTTCCGGAAAGACTCCTTTGAACAGGCAGTTCAAAACCTGACTAATCTGATCAATGCCGCATCCAGTACACAAAGTAGTGGCTCAAGCTCGTTGGGATCTTTGTCTAACAGCATCAAGACGAGCATTGGCGGAGTAGGTATCCTGCCATCTACGTCAAAGACTCCCACGCCTCCAGCTAATAACACTAACAATTCCCCCAATAGTATTTATAAGTTAGCCGATGGCGACAGTGGTGGATACGACACTCGCAGTGATCTAAGACAGAACGCACCAATCTCCACTTTGAATGCCTCACAGTTGCAGGGCGAAGCTCTTCTCCGGCAGACTGCAACGGATCTCAACTATACCGTTGACTCGGTATTCGGCATACCGAGCAGCATGATAAATCTTTCGTCTCCGCTGACTGGACCACGCGTCGGCTCTGCGATCAACATCACCAAGGATTTTATCTCACAAAACGCTCAATTCCTTGGCATCTCCGCAACTGACGTCAACACCCTCCGAGATGTTGGCTCGTACAACTGGAGCACTGGTGGTGGCATCGTTCACTTACAGCAATATGTCAACAATCGTCCTGTCATCGGAACCAACTCCGGCTCTGCTGTCCGGGCAGATGGCTCACTGGTGATTCTCAACAATGGCATGATTCCGAATGTTTCAAGTACAATCAATGCCACAACTCCAGTACTGACAGCTCAACAAGCTATTCTGCGTGCAGCCCAGGATGCTGGCCTCACAGTCAGAGGTACTCTCGCCAGCACCACTCCACGAGGTGTTGAACAGGTTCCTACCTTTATCAATGCCAGCATCTCCATCGATCCAATTCCGGTGAGTCTGCAATATTTGCCCATCGGCCCCGGTGAAACCAGGCTGGTTTACAATACCCGTATCTTTATTCCCGGCTCAGCTTACATGTTTGAGTACAACATTGATGCTGTAACCGGGCAAGCCTGGAACCGGACTAACTGGGTTGCTGGCGACAGCTATCGCGTTTTCCAGGCACCTGTGTCCAATCCGGGAGATGGTTCCCGAACACTTGTGGTGAATCCTGCTGACCCCCTGGCTTCCCCATACGGCTGGCATGACATCAACGGGAGAACCGGTGCTGAGTACTTCTACACCCGTGGTAACAATACTTCTACCATCTGGGCACCTCTTGCCGATCATGAAGCTGATCCACCAATTTTAAATGGTACTCCGGCATTTGGTGTCGGTGGCAATAACTACGACTTCCCACTGAATGTAGCACTGCATCCGAATTCTTATTCCAATTCAGCTACCACACAGTTGTTCTACGCAGTCAATTACTTCCATGACGTAACTTATCGGGCTGGTTTCAACGAAGTTGCGGGGAATTTCCAGCAGAATAATTACGGCAGAGGCCCCACTACCTCACAGAATGATCCAATTCGGGCATTTGCCCAGTCGGGGTCACAAATCGGCTACTCCAACAATGCATTCTTTGCACCAACCCCAGACGGTATTGCACCAAGAACACACTTCTTCATCTGGGCCGGTTCTGCAGGTGTACGTGACACCGACCTTGACAACGATATCATTTTCCACGAACTGGGACATGGTCTCTCCACACGTCTGGTAGGAGGTCCTCAATACGCAGGTTCGTTATCACAAACTTTTGAAGGTCGAGGTTTGGGCGAAGGCTGGGCCGACTATATGGCTCTTGTTCTCGGTCAGAAGCAAACTGACAACAAAACAACTCGACAAACAGTTGGAAACTGGGTCCAGGGTCAGAATGCTGCTGGCAATGGCATCCGCAATTACCCCTATAGCTATAACCAGGTTATCAGCCCCTATACCTACTCCGATTTTGATCAACAACAATCGTCCCATGGCGATGGCAACGGATTCTACTCCTATTACACCATGGGCGAAATCTGGGCGAATGCTCTGAATGACTTCACTCTGAACATGACGGAAAACTACGGCTACAATGCAGACATGCTGAATGGCGATGCTGGTAATAATCGTGCATTCAAGCTGGTTGTAGCCGCTATGGCATTGACGCCTTTTGCTCCGAGCTCTATCGAAGCACGTAATGCCTTGGTAGCAGCTGACCAGTTCCAGTACGGTGGCGCCTATCAGCGGGAAATATGGGATGCCATGGCACGGCGTGGCCTGGGTGTGCGTGCTATTGCTGCTACACCCGATCCTGATGATCCTGCTGAAAATCCTCCTGTACCCTGGACTCTGCAGGAAGATTTTACACAACCTGACTTCACCAATGTGCCTCCACCTCCACCACCTCCTGGTGGCAATGGCAGCAACGATAACTTCTATGAGCCGAATGAAACTTCCAATCGGGCTTTCGATCTCGGAACTCTTCCCACTGGTGCAACGAGTGTGGACGACCTGCAGATCAAACAGCCTCAGGCTGGCCGTGCCCAGGACCGCGATTGGTTCAAGTTCACTGCTACCAGCGCTGGAATTTTGACCATCAATGTAGACGTTGCGACTAGTGCCGGTGATATTGACCTCTATGTTTACCGCTCCAAAAACGGGTCACCGACCGCTCTCACCAAGATTGGTCAGGGTGTCACCCGTACCAGAGGTGCCAGTGAAACAGTCAATATCGCAGTAGGAGCAGGTATCACCTACTACTTCGCCGTTGCGGGCTATAACAATGGCTGGGGCAACTACAACATCAACATCACTGCTCCATAA
- a CDS encoding DUF4159 domain-containing protein: MKYQLSTILILCLAFPEPILAQAPEITPQQVREAIQKGIDFLKRTQDNQTGNWERFNAAPIQLGDYTGGVTALATIALLESGVPPSDPVMKKALDYLEKLPPKKTYVASLQAIALSQADPQRYGPKIREIIDWLIQVADASAQGSMIAWGYPMGGINRPDHSNTQYAVLALREAHAAGITVKPEIWQKVKKMYLASQNASGGWGYNIEGDGSERLTMTSAGVCGLLICDMSLPIIQGPPNADGEYANCGMRDVDNEKAIERGLRQIGNKFNIDIGRNIFQGTSFPFYNIYGIERVGRFSGLRFFNRGGTMIDWYRQGVKTLLAVQSQAGKWESRALIDGDPVLATSFSLLFLAKGKMPILVQKIAHGPTPRGYTGNWNIHHNDVRNLTDFCSKQVFKKENRAVPMTWQIFDAARQAVGRDVSQDVILQDLLQAPICYINGSEAPKFSEGEKTLLKRYVEQGGFILAEACCGSGDFDQGFRKLCKELFPDRELTPLAAGHPIWNAAFPVEPGSFSLQGIDLGCKTCLAYAPKGISSHWEANLHKEFPKTKLAFHLGANIVAYATGLEPPEDKLSKKTLVQNEESAIQRNFLQIAQVNYGSKNWQPAPNAMRVLMTEASKQGLDVILQTKALTLDDADLFNSKFLYMHGRGDFTWTEEQSKRLRGHLENGGALLCDACCGDKTFDKRFRENIKATFGRELEAIPISDPLYSKRVSGKEIQRLNCRTESGKAYAPMEPALEGIRLDPKDPTSPWVVMYSKYDIGCALDRHASADCVGYQHESALELAMQVLLYAMKE, translated from the coding sequence ATGAAGTATCAACTCTCCACGATCCTCATACTCTGCCTGGCTTTTCCTGAACCGATTCTGGCTCAGGCTCCGGAAATTACGCCGCAGCAGGTTCGCGAAGCCATCCAGAAAGGCATCGATTTCCTGAAACGTACTCAGGATAACCAGACCGGGAATTGGGAGAGATTTAACGCTGCTCCGATTCAACTAGGCGACTACACAGGCGGAGTTACGGCACTGGCCACGATTGCACTGCTGGAATCGGGAGTGCCACCCTCTGATCCTGTCATGAAAAAGGCGCTCGATTATCTTGAGAAATTGCCTCCGAAGAAGACCTATGTGGCCAGCCTGCAGGCGATTGCCCTTTCGCAGGCTGACCCGCAGCGATACGGGCCTAAGATCAGGGAAATCATTGATTGGCTGATCCAGGTGGCCGATGCATCGGCTCAAGGCTCTATGATTGCCTGGGGTTACCCCATGGGAGGAATAAACCGGCCTGATCATTCCAATACTCAATATGCCGTGCTGGCATTGCGAGAGGCTCATGCAGCGGGAATCACGGTGAAGCCTGAAATCTGGCAGAAGGTCAAGAAGATGTACCTGGCGAGCCAGAATGCCTCTGGAGGCTGGGGTTACAACATCGAAGGCGATGGCAGCGAGCGGCTGACCATGACATCTGCTGGAGTTTGTGGGCTGCTCATCTGCGATATGAGTTTGCCGATTATTCAAGGCCCACCCAATGCCGATGGCGAGTATGCCAACTGTGGAATGCGTGATGTCGACAACGAAAAAGCAATCGAGCGGGGATTAAGGCAGATTGGAAACAAGTTCAACATCGATATTGGCCGTAATATCTTTCAGGGCACCTCGTTTCCCTTTTACAACATTTATGGTATCGAGCGTGTAGGCCGTTTTTCCGGTCTTCGATTTTTCAATCGTGGTGGCACCATGATTGACTGGTATCGTCAGGGGGTTAAGACGCTGCTGGCTGTACAAAGTCAAGCAGGGAAATGGGAGAGCAGGGCACTCATCGATGGCGATCCGGTACTGGCGACCAGTTTCAGCCTGCTGTTTCTGGCCAAGGGCAAGATGCCTATTCTGGTACAAAAGATCGCACATGGCCCCACGCCGCGTGGTTACACTGGCAACTGGAATATTCATCACAATGATGTCAGGAACCTTACCGATTTCTGTTCCAAGCAGGTTTTCAAGAAAGAGAACCGAGCGGTACCGATGACCTGGCAGATTTTTGATGCAGCCCGGCAGGCTGTTGGTCGCGATGTTTCTCAGGATGTCATCCTGCAAGACCTGTTACAGGCCCCGATCTGTTACATCAACGGCAGCGAAGCACCCAAGTTTTCCGAGGGAGAGAAGACACTGCTCAAACGATATGTCGAGCAGGGTGGCTTCATTCTGGCAGAAGCCTGTTGTGGTAGTGGTGACTTTGATCAAGGATTCCGGAAGCTTTGCAAAGAGCTGTTCCCTGATCGTGAGTTGACACCATTGGCAGCGGGGCATCCTATTTGGAATGCGGCATTTCCGGTTGAACCAGGCAGCTTTTCACTGCAGGGAATTGACCTGGGCTGCAAGACATGCCTAGCTTATGCACCCAAGGGTATTTCTTCGCACTGGGAAGCCAACCTGCACAAGGAATTCCCTAAGACCAAATTGGCGTTTCACCTTGGTGCCAACATCGTGGCATATGCTACGGGTCTGGAGCCGCCGGAAGACAAGCTGAGCAAGAAAACGCTGGTTCAGAATGAAGAATCAGCCATCCAACGAAACTTCCTGCAGATTGCTCAGGTCAACTATGGCAGCAAGAACTGGCAGCCTGCCCCTAATGCCATGCGCGTGCTGATGACGGAAGCCTCGAAGCAGGGTCTGGATGTTATTCTGCAGACCAAAGCACTGACGTTGGATGATGCAGATTTATTCAATAGCAAGTTTCTGTACATGCATGGCCGGGGTGATTTCACCTGGACGGAGGAGCAATCGAAGCGGCTTCGCGGGCATCTTGAGAATGGCGGGGCACTGCTGTGCGATGCCTGCTGTGGCGACAAGACTTTTGACAAGCGATTCCGCGAGAATATCAAAGCTACTTTCGGAAGAGAACTGGAGGCTATTCCTATCAGTGATCCACTCTATTCCAAGCGCGTCAGCGGGAAAGAGATTCAACGACTCAATTGTCGAACGGAATCGGGCAAGGCTTATGCTCCGATGGAGCCTGCGCTGGAAGGGATAAGGCTGGATCCCAAAGACCCCACCAGTCCCTGGGTGGTGATGTACAGCAAGTATGACATAGGCTGCGCTTTGGATCGCCATGCCTCAGCAGATTGCGTAGGGTATCAGCATGAGAGTGCATTGGAACTGGCCATGCAGGTGCTGCTATATGCGATGAAGGAGTAA
- a CDS encoding DUF5615 family PIN-like protein: protein MKLRDFPLLTDENIIPEVIAYLRQIGFDVIDVSERGWEGQLDSHLLAIAYSEGRVVVTHDADFGSLAVQQNQPLIGIFYIRPGHFDASVTIDTINNVLQHDPDLEPPFLLVAKRGVDRITIRVRSVLHP, encoded by the coding sequence ATGAAGCTCCGTGACTTTCCTCTGCTTACTGATGAGAACATCATTCCGGAAGTAATTGCATATCTACGCCAGATAGGATTTGACGTTATTGATGTCAGCGAAAGAGGCTGGGAAGGCCAATTGGACTCACACTTACTTGCTATAGCTTACAGCGAAGGTCGAGTTGTTGTGACGCATGATGCTGACTTCGGTTCATTAGCTGTTCAGCAAAACCAGCCACTGATAGGAATCTTCTACATCAGACCTGGCCATTTTGACGCATCGGTCACCATAGACACCATCAATAATGTACTTCAACACGATCCTGATCTTGAGCCTCCATTTCTGTTGGTTGCAAAACGAGGTGTAGACCGCATCACCATTCGTGTTCGATCTGTTCTGCATCCCTGA
- a CDS encoding DUF433 domain-containing protein, producing the protein MYDRITSNPGILGGKPVIAGTRLSVEFVLEYMASGGTIQKFVETYPHVSEEDVKQAMLFAANRVRNEVESTVRIPA; encoded by the coding sequence ATGTACGATCGCATTACATCGAACCCCGGCATCCTCGGTGGCAAGCCTGTCATTGCCGGTACACGTCTCAGTGTTGAATTTGTTCTTGAATACATGGCTAGTGGTGGCACTATTCAGAAGTTTGTTGAAACCTATCCTCATGTCTCCGAAGAAGATGTGAAGCAAGCGATGTTATTCGCCGCCAACCGTGTCCGTAATGAAGTCGAATCCACCGTACGGATTCCGGCATGA